CGCGAATCGGGGCGAGATCGCGCGGAGAATTATCCGCACATGTAAGCGAATCGGTATCGCAACCGTCGCGGTTTATTCGGACGCGGACGTGGAGGCTCTGCACGTCGTCGAAGCGGACGAGGCAGTTCGGATTGGCCCCGCTCCGGTGGCACAGAGCTATCTGCAGGCCGAAGCAATTGTCCAGGCGGCCTTGCAAACTGGAGCGGACGCCATCCACCCGGGATACGGACTGCTGAGCGAAAATGCCAACTTTGCGCGGCGCGTAGAAGAGGCAGGGGTGGTTTTCATCGGACCTTCGTCCCACGTAATTGGCCAGATGGGGAGTAAAGTTCGCGCCCGTGCCATCATGGAGGCTGCGGGTGTGCCAATCGTGCCGGGCTCCGACGGTGCTGTTTCTGACGGGGAGGCTTTGGTTGTCGCAGAGGAGATCGGCTATCCGGTGATGCTCAAAGCGTCAGGCGGCGGCGGTGGAATCGGGATGCAGGTCGTGCGCAATGCTGACGAGTTGAAGAAAGCGTTTTCTTCAAACCAAGCTCGGGCGAAGTCGTATTTCGGCGACGGGGACATGTTTGTCGAGAAATGCATCACGTCTCCACATCACATCGAAATTCAGGTGCTGTTTGACGGGCAGGGCCACGGTGTGTATTTATGGGAGCGCGAATGCTCGATTCAGCGTCGTCACCAGAAGGTTCTCGAAGAGGCACCGTCGCCGTTCGTATCGGAGGAACTGCGGGAGCGGATGGGAGAAGCGGCCATCGCGGCGGGACGTGCCATCGGCTACGTGAATGCCGGAACGCTGGAGTTTCTCGTGGATGACGACGGGCATTTCTATTTTCTTGAAATGAACACGCGACTTCAAGTCGAGCATCCGGTTACAGAGTGTATCACTGGCCTCGATCTCGTCGAGTGGCAGCTCCGCATCGCGGACGGCGAAGCTCTGTCCTTCACGCAGTCGGACGTGCGTCGCGAGGGACACGCTATTGAAGTTCGCATTTATGCGGAGGACCCAGTGAGAATGCTCCCTTCGCCAGGGACAATTACGGCCATGACGCTACCAGCGGGAGACGGAGTGCGAAACGATGTCGCCGTTGAAGGGCCCGCGGTCGTGACGCCGTTTTACGATCCGATGATTGGGAAACTCATCGTTTCGGCGGCGGATCGTGAAAACGCTATCAACAAGTTGTCCGAGGCGCTCGATGCATATCGGATTGAAGGGATTAAAACAAATCTCCCGCTTCTCAGGGACATTGTGACATCGGAGGCATTTGCCGCGGGGGTAACGACAACGGACTTTATTCCAAAATTGCAGAGCGTTGCTAGGACAAAAAACGCATAGGGGTGACGATGATGGTACAAGTATTGGCAGATATGGCTGGCACGGTATATCAGGTTCTCGTTAGCGTCGGCGACGCTGTGCAGGACGGGCAAGACGTTGTGGTGTTGGAGTCAATGAAGATGGAAGTGCCGATTGCCTCGACAGTGGCCGGCTCGGTGGTAAAAGTCCTCGTTCAACCGGGGGACTTTGTCAATGAGGGTCAGGCGCTCGTCGAGATAGAGTAGGCTCGGGAGCACACAATGGCCGGTTGAGAGTACGTCGATTGTGGAAGTGGGCCCCGTGACCGTCGCAAACCATAACGGGCTACAGCGGAGAACACACTGAAGGGAGTCTACTATCGCTATGAATGATCTCGTCCTGCGGCACGATCACGACGGCGGCATCGTCGTCCTTGGGCTGAATCGCGAAGACGCGGCCAATGCGTTGTCCACGCCGCTGCTTGAGGATCTGCTCACGGTCATCGCGGAACTACACCATGCACCGAACGTGCGGGTGGTCATCCTGACTGGCCGTGGTTCGAAAGCGTTCTGCGCGGGTGCGGACCTGAAAGAACGCCGCGGCATGGATGACGGCCAAGTGCGTCGCGCTGTCGCGCGCATTCGCAGAGCTGTCGAAGCCGTTGCGCAGTTGCCAATGCCTGTCATTGCGGCCGTGAATGGCGTCGCCTTTGGCGGTGGCACGGAACTCGCGCTTGCCGCAGATATTCGCATTCTGGCTGATACGGCGAAAATGGGTCTAACGGAAACGAGCCTCGCTATCATTCCCGGTGCGGGCGGCACACAAAGGCTTCCCAGAGTTGTCGGTGTCGCCAAAGCCAAGGAACTGATTTACACAGCTCGTCGCATTGATGCAGAGACTGCGCTTCAGTTGGGGCTTGCAAATCGTGTTGTCCCGGCAACTGAAGTATTGGAAACGGCAATGGAGATGGCACGAGAAATCGCGCGCAACGGACCGATTGCCGTTCGCCAGGCCAAGTTTGCCATCGACGCCGGAATGAGCGTGGATCTACAGTCGGGACTGTCGATTGAGAAACAGGCATATGAGATGGTGATTCCGACGGAAGATCGTCTGGAAGGGTTGAATGCGTTCGCAGAAAAGCGCAAGCCACAATATCGTGGCAAGTAATCATTGCCGAATATCACTAGCTTGGGGGCGAAACGCACATGACGGATGACCGTTTTAACACGATGCTACAGGGTATATTGCCTGGCGGAGCACAGAAATATCACGAGAAGAATGCCGAGGCTGGGAAGTTGTTTGTACGTGACCGACTGAAATTGCTGTTTGATGCGGACATGGATTTCGAAGACGGGATTTTTGCCAACTGCACCGCGGATGGTCTTCCGGCAGATGGTGTCGTGACCGGGATTGGCCGAATAAACGGCCAGACCGTTGCCGTTATGGCAAACGACAGTACCGTCAAGGCGGGCAGTTGGGGCGCCCGCACGGTGGAAAAAATTATCCGAATCCAGGAGACGGCGGAGAATCTGCAGATTCCCCTGGTATATCTAGTCGACTCCGCAGGGGCCCGAATCACAGACCAAGTGGAAATGTTCCCAGGCCGTCGAGGCGCAGGGCGGATCTTTCACAATCAAGTGCGTTTGTCGGGCATGGTTCCCCAGGTTTGCATCTTGTTCGGTCCGTCAGCAGCAGGTGGGGCTTACATACCTGCGTTCTGTGATGTCGTCATCATGGTCGAAGGAAATGCCAGCATGTATCTGGGATCGCCCAGAATGGCGGAGATGGTCATCGGTGAGAAAGTGACACTCGAAGAGATGGGCGGCGCACGCATGCACTGTAGCGTGAGTGGCTGTGGTGATGTACTCGCGGCGAATGAAGAAGAAGCCATTGCTTCGGCCAGGCGGTACTTGAGTTACATGCCTTCGAACTACACGACACAGGCCAAAATGGAGGCCGCCAAAGCACCGGCAAGCTTTGGCAAGACCATTGCGGATATCATTCCGGTCAATCCGAATGCGGCGTTCAACATGCACGACTTCATTAGTCGACTCATCGACGACGGCTCGTGGTTTGAGGTGAAACAATTGTTCGCCCGCGAAATCATCACGGGTTTTGGCCGATTGGACGGTCGCCCTGTGGGCATCATCGCGAACCAGCCGCGCGTTAAAGGTGGCGTGCTGTTTGTCGACTCGGCAGACAAAGCTGCCCGGTTTATTGCCCTGTGCGACGCTTTCAACATCCCCCTTCTCTTTTTGGCGGATGTGCCTGGATTTATGATCGGTACTGCTGTCGAACGCGCAGGCATCATCCGCCACGGAGCGAAGCTGATTGCGGCCATGTCGGAAGCAACAGTGCCGAAAATCAGCGTCGTCGTTCGCAAGGCGTTCGGTGCTGGATTGTACGCGATGGCTGGTCCGGCATTTGAGCCGGATGCATGTCTTGCCCTGCCTACGGCTCAAATTGCCGTCATGGGACCCGAAGCGGCAGTGAATGCGGTATACAGCAATAAGATTGCTGAGCTGCCCGAGGCGGATCGACAAGCGTTTATTGAAGAAAAGCGGGCGGAGTACCGTGAGGACATTGATATCTACCGTCTGGCGTCGGAACTCATTGTCGACGAGATCGTACAACCGGAGAATTTGCGCGGTGAGCTGACTCGCAGATATGCGGCGTATGCGTCGAAGGAGCCGCGCTTGCCGAGGCGGAAGCATGTTGTTTATCCGGTGTAGCGGGACGGACCGCTGGTCGGACTGATTGCGGCGTGCTTGTGCGCGAGAGCAACGAGCAGTCCCGTATCTGACGTACCCATATTAGTCATATGAATGAGGCCTGCCACGCAATGTTGGCAGGCAGGCCTTGCCCTTCGTTATCCAGGTTATCGTTGTTAGCACCCGAGTTGGCGTGCGATGACCATCCGTTGAATTTCCGATGTACCTTCACCGATCTCGATGAGCTTCGCATCCCGCAAATTCCGTTCCAATGGATATTCACGCATATAGCCGTTGCCGCCGAGGATTTGAATGGCGTCATTACACGTGTTCGTGCACATTTCCGAGGAGAATAGCTTGGAGTAGGCGGCTTCTTTTGTGTATGGCAAGCCGTGATCGTACATCCAGGCGGCTTTCAGGTAGGCGTTGCGGGCGAGATCGATATGCATGGCCATGTTGGCGAGCTTATGCTGAATTGCTTGGAACTTTGAAATTGACTGGCCGAATTGTTTGCGCTCTTTTGCGTACGCAAGCGCGGCCTCGAAGGCACTTTGTGCAATGCCAACGGCGAGGGCAGAGATCGCTACGCGGCCATTATCTAGTGTTGCTAGGAACTGGCGGAAACCACGGTGGAGGGGACCAAGAAGGTTTTCTTTGGGAATTCGGACATTTTCGAGAATGAGTTCGACCGTATTGGACGCTCGCATACCCATTTTCTCGTACGGTTTGCCCACTGAAAATCCTGGCGTATCAGTCGGCACAATGAAAGCACTGATTCCTGTTGATGCTTTATCGGTCAGGGCAGTGAGCACCACGGTGCCGGCAAAACCACCATTCGTGTTGAAAATTTTCGTCCCGTTGATGACCCATTCGTCATTGTCCAAAACAGCCGTCGTCCGCGTGCCCTTGGCATCGGATCCAGCTTCTGTCTCGGTCAACCCGAAACTCCCCAGTACCTCACCGCGCGCCAGTGGAGCCAAGTACTTTTTCTTCTGTTCTTCCGTGCCGAAGTGAAGAATGGGCATGCACGCCAGCGAAATGTGTGCTTCATAACTCAGCCCGGTCCCGCCGCAGGCACGGCCAATTTCCTCAACAGCGAGACTGTAACTCACCATGTCAGCTCCTATTCCTCCGTATTCTTCGGGAATGGGGATCCCCAGAAAACCGAGACTACCCATTTTTTTAAAAGTCTCACTAGAAAAACGTTCAGTCCGGTCTAGCTCCGCGGCCAGTGGTGCGATTTCCTCTTCGGCGAATTCCCTGACAGCGTCGCGGATGCGTTTTTGCTCTTTCGATAAGTCGAAATCCACGGTGTGTTCCCTCCTCATACACATTATAACTAATCCTGAAATCGCTTTCACGCACGCAAGAGAACGCGTCCTATCTTCATTTATTGACCAAGATTTTAAATTGAGCCTTGGAGAATATCTGCTCGTTTTTCTTACGGCCCGTTAACGAGAGCGTTAGGAGACCTGTTCGACCATCCGAATTCTCTTTTTTGTTCTCGACCACGATCTCGCCGTGGATTTCATCGTCAGGGTAGACGGGAACCATAAACTGTACCTCGACCGCCACGCCACCTTGGATGTCCTCTTCTAGAATGCCCATGCGTACCCACTCGGCGTTCAACAATCCAATACTGTGAAGTCCGGACGCCACAACTCGACCGAAGATACTGTTCTTTGCCTTGTCTGTGTCGATGTGGAAGTAGAGCGGATCATACGCCCCGGCAAAGTTGATAATGTCGTCCAGCGTGACGACGACAGTCGGTGTAACAAAACGATCCCCAATTTGAAATTCATGCAGTTTCACGTTATGCACCTACCGTGTTAAAGAGATATGATTGGCTGTGTCTCGACTTTATCACATTAGTTGATGGTCTGTCAGCGTTTCCAGCGCACCTTGGTGAAAGCGCTTGACGCCTGTTTGTTTAAAGTATACACTCTACTCAAACAATTAATTAAGAAGGTTACTTAAATATGTCAATCACACGTGGACATCCATCGCTTTTACGAACATTGAATGCCCAGGGTGTGCTGAAAGAGCTACTCACTCATGGTGAACTTTCGCGACCAGAGCTGGCCCGACGGCTCGGATTGAGTATGCCGACAATCCTGGATGTGGTTAGTGGGTTAATCCAAGACGGGGTCGTCACAGAGCGGCCCAGTCCATCGACACCTCGTGGCAGACCCGCACAAGTCTTATCGGTCGCCGAGGATGCTGCTCAGATTATTTGTTTGGATGTGGGCGGTACGAACATCAAAGCCGGTCGATTCAATTTCAAACGGCAGTTGATGGACGCGACGTCCATGCAGACGAACACGACAACGCGAACAGCTGTACTGGATGAGATCGCGTCCATTGTGGACGAGCTGATGCTGCCAAACGTCCCGAATACCAGCATTGTCATTGGAGCACCGGGGTTCGTGCGGGATGGCATCGTGATCGAAGCGGCGAATTTGCCGGATTGGAATGACGTACCACTTCAGTCGATTTTAGAACAGCGTTTTGGCGTTCCGGTTGCCGTGGAAAACGACGTGAATCTGGCTGTGCTCGGAGAAACACACAATGGTGTTGCCGCAGGGCTCCAAAATGTCGTCTTTTTTGCCGTTAGTACCGGACTCGGCGCAGGTATTCTGGTCGACGGCCAACTGGTGCGCGGGTTCAAAGGTGCAGGTGGGGAATTGGCGTTCATCGTGCCGGATACAGACAAGTTGGCGGAATCCTACGGTGCCAATGGGGCACTCGAAAGTTTTGCTGCGACCAAGCATCTGTGCCGCTACTGGAACGAGATCACCGGACAGAACGTGACCGATCCAGCCATTGTGGCAAACGAGGCGAGGAACGGGTCTCCACAGGCAAAGCAGGTGTTTGATCAGTGGGCGAAGTATCTGGGCGTCGGTGTCGTGTCACTGGCATCTGTTCTCAATCCCGAGATGATCGTCATTGGCGGCGGCGGAGCCTACTCATTTGATTTGATCGAGGAGCAGTTGAACACCTATTTGAAGAGGCACTTGCCGTTCCCGCCCAAGCTTGAAAAGTCCGCGCTGCATGACAAGGTGGCGCTGTGGGGCGGATCGATCATCGGGCTCGACTTGGTCGTTCAACAGTTGACCCAGTCCGCGGTCTAAACCGAATAAGGAGTGATACAACATGTTTTTGAAATCACTGGTTGACAGAAACCGTAAATTTGTTGAGGCGGTTGTTTCTCTGCACGAAGAGGGGGCACTTGAAGCCAACACTTTCGTGTTCGATCTCGACGCATTCCGTGAAAACGCAAAAATCCTCAAGGAGAACGCAGACAAGTTTCACTTGAACGTCTACGGAATGACAAAACAGATGGGATACAACCCGATCTTGCATCAAGCTATCGTCGATGCAGGCATCGAATCGTTTGTGGCCGTCGACTGGATGGGCGCGAGACTGATGCACGAACAGGGTTACAAAATCGGGCATGTAGGGCACCTCGTCCAGCCGCCCAAAGGTGCAGCAGATGATTTGCTTGCCATGAATCCGGAAGTATTCACCGTTTTCTCAGTTCACAAGGCCCGTCAGGTGAGTGATGCGGCAAAGCGGTTGAATGTCGTCCAACCGATCCTGCTCCGTGTCTACGACGATACATGCACGTTCTATCCAGGGCACGAAGGCGGGTTCCACGTCGACACACTCGAATCGTCTGTCCGCGAAATTCAGAAGCTGCCGAACGTGGAGATTGTCGGCGTGACAAGTTTCCCCGCTATGCTGTTTAACGAGTCCGCTGGCACGGTCCGCCCGACCCACAACTTTGAGGTCATTCAATTGGCAGTGGAGAAGTTGCGGCGGATGGGCATTGTCGTGAAACAGGTCAATGCTCCGGGCACGACTTCTTCCGATGTGTTCGAGTTGATGGCTAGTATGGGCGCAACGCATGTGGAGCCAGGTAACGGGTTTACCGGCACGACGCCGCTCGCCACAGTGCAAGACGTGCAAGAATTGCCGGCCGTGTTGTACCTGTCGGAGATTTCCCACATTCACAATGGTCGGGGACACGTCTTTGGCGGTGGCCTTTATGTGGACAAAGTCCGTGGTCAATACGGTCTCAAGGCACGTGTTGGCAAAGACCTGGCAGAACGAGACGTGGAGCTTATCCCGGACGACGGAATTGACTATTACGGTTACGTGGACGGGCAAGTGGAGGAAGGTCAAACGGTCATTTTCGGATTCCGGCCGCAGATCTTCGTCACCCGCGGGCAAGTGGCCGTCGTCGAAGGGATCCACGAAGGCAAGCCCGTTGTTTTGGGCTATCACGACCAGAACGGTCGAGTGATTCAGAGGGGGCCTCGTCAATGAGTGGACTCAAAAAGGGTGCGATCACGCTCGTAGGCGCCGTCGCAGCGACGTGCGCCTTCATGGGCCCCGCGACATCCATTTACTTCAACACTGGTATGGGTGTACAAAACGCGGGGAATGCGTTTGGATTTGCGTTTTTGGTGGCCATGGTTGCCATGCTGTTCGTGGCGTATGTCATCGCACAATTCGCCAAAAAATTGCCGAGCTCAGGATTTGCGTATACGTTCTCTGTCAACGGTTTAGGCGCGAAGCCGGGATTTCTCACCGGTTGGCTTCTCGTCGGTGGATACGCCATGCTCGCACCAATGTTGTTATCTGCAATTGGGTATTTTCTACATCTCTTCTTCAGTACATACTTTCACATCAATATCTCGTGGGGCATTTTCTCCATCATTGTAGGTGCTATCGTCCTCATTTTGAGTTGTATGGGTTGTCACGCAATCGATTCACGTCGCCTTGGTCATGTTGATTATCGAAGTGGTCGTCATGGTCGTTTTTTTCATCACGGTATTAGGCCACGGTGGTTCAGAAGGTGTGACGTTAGCTGCATTTAACCCGAGCAACACCTTGAAACCTGGCGATTGGAACGGGATTGGAACGGCTATCCTCTGGGCTATTCTCATGTTCGTGGGCTTCGAAAGTGCTGCAACGTTGGGCGAGGAGACGAAAGACGCAACAAGAAACATTCCGAAAGCACTCATTTTCTCTGTTATTGGAATCGGTCTGTTCTTCCTGTTGGGCGCTTTTACAGCCGTGGTCGGTTATGGTCCAAGCCATGTTTCGTCAGTCGTAGCGAGCATTGCGAAAGGCAACAATCCGTGGGACCCACTGTTCACGACCTTTTGGGGAAAAGGCGCTGCAGCCATTGTCATGCTCGTCATCTTAAATTCGATTTTTGCCAACCTGCTTTCAGGTTTTAATGCTGTCACACGGATTATTTATGCAATGGGCAGAGAGCGAGTATTTCCAAGTTTCCTTGGAAAAGTATCCGACAGCCGCCAAGTGCCTGTGAATGCATCCATCCTGTACATGGTATTCGCGCTCGTTATCACGCTTGTTCTCGGATATTCGTGGAGGCCGATGGCGGTTTACGGTTGGACAGAAACCGTACTTGGCCTGGCAATTGTCATTATCTACGTCGTCATCAATGTAAGCCTGTTCTTCTACTATCGGAAAATTGGCGAGTTCCACTGGTTTAAACACTTTGTCATGCCACTTATTGCAACAGCCCTATTGTACATGCCTTTGAAGGGAGTCATTATGTCAACCCTTCCGGCCGGTGGTGGCACAGCACCGATGATCTATATACCGTATGTCGTCGGTGGGTGGATTGTCCTCGGGATTATCTACATGGTTCGATTGTCGACATCCCGGAAAGAAGTGTTTGAACAGATGGGTGCTGTATTTGAGTAAGGGCAAGAATAACAGTGATGCGGCAACTTGTTTGATAGACAAGTTGCCGCTTTTTTGGTCTCCTGCGAGTTTTGAAGAGATAAGACGTTGGGACCAGGCGTCGTTTGAAAGAGGTAACTGTTAGTCCCTTAAACGAAGAGCTCGATGACCCTAGAAGCATGAAGGGAACCCGGTACCTCTATCCAGTTAATTTAGAAATCCGACGGTAGTCACTGTACCAACAAAGGAACCCCATTCTCTTGTTTACTCATGAAGAGTCAAGATATTGCGATCTAGGGAAAAAAAGTCCGTTCATACGGACATTTTCTTCCGCACGTCGGCCCAATCTCAATGCTCCCGCGGCAGCTACCCGATACCCGGCCAGTCCCAGTTAGGCGTCGGTCACCGAGCGGTTCCTACGCCCAGCTACCGGCCATTGCCGAAACAAGCTAAAGGTGTGTGCGGTCAGCATCCGCTAACAATAAGAATGAAATGTGAAACGCCCTCTGCGTTTCAATCGGTAATCCCTGCTTCCTTATCGCGTCCGGTCAAAGCCTTTAAACTGGGTCCCCTGAAATGTCAATTTGCCCGAGTCACCTTCAGCGAGAAGTCCATAGTCGTTTCCATGAACTTTAAACTCCATACGATCCCGACTCTCAAACTCAAACGTCACATAGTAGGAAGTAGACGAAGATTGTTGGGGCACACCATTCACGTTTTGTGCATGACGATGCACTGCTGTTCGTTTCGCCACCAATTTGGCAGGGACCGTGAGAACGATTTTTACAATAACACATAGGACAATTCTTTCAAAACATAGATATAAGTGGTATATCGCCACGCGGATACGGGATGGCACATGGGAGGTCGTTTCATGTCATATACGAAATCCGTTGGCCGGAGTGTTCCTCGTAAGGACGCGATCGCGAAAGTGACTGGGGAAGCCCGATATACGGATGATTTCCACTCCCCTGACACGTTGTATGCCGTGATGGTAACGAGCCCGCATGCCCATGCCCGAATTGTCTCAGTGGATAAGACGCGAGCCCTCGCTGCACAGGGAGTAAGAGCTGTCGTGACAGGTCAGGATTGTCCTGTGTTAACCGGTTCCCCGTTAGCAGATAGGCCGGTGGTCGCCATTCATACGGTCCGTTACGCGGGAGAACCAATCGCCATTGTCGTAGCTGATGAGCTGTACCAAGCTCAGTTTGCCGCTTCACTCGTTGAATTCGAGTTCGATCCGCTCCCAATCATTCAGTCTCCCAAAAGGGCATTTGCTGCGGATGCTCCACTCATTCATCCCAATCTTGGCGAGTACAAATGGAACGAAGAAGAAGCTAGGCCCGTACTCGGCACGAATATTGCGACCCGCATCCGCATTCGCAAAGGGAATCCCCGTGCTGCCTGGGAACTGTGTGATGTGGTGGTCGAGTGTGACGTCTCGTTTCCCCAAGCTCACCACGCTGCCATGGAAACGCACTGCACGACGTGCGAGATCCGTCCCGACGGGCAAGTTCACCTGACGACGGCGTCGCAATCCCCATACTCCGTCCCCGAGACGGTCAGTGAAACATTTGGGTACAGGGAGTCGGACATAGGTGTGCACACACCGTTTGTCGGTGGGGGATTTGGCGGGAAGTCGAGTATCTTCATCGAACCATTGGCTGTGGCGGCATCGAAAGCGGTGGGAGGGCGGAAAGTTCAGTTGCGCTGCACGCGTGAGCAGGATATGTACACGGTCCCTTGTCATATTGGGCTGGAGGCGACCATCAAGCTCGGAGCGAAACGCGATGGTTGTCTCGTCGCGGCCGAGATCACGTACTGGTTTGATGGTGGCGGCTACTCAGACAGGGGAGTCATTGTGACGCGTGCGGCGGCTCAGGATTGTACGGGGCCGTACCGGATCGACAATGTACACTGCGACGCGTACTGCATGTATACAAATCACCCGCCGACCACCTCCTATCGAGGGTTCGGCCATCCGGAGCAGGCATTCGTCATCGAACGGGCGATGGATGCCCTGGCGTTGAAAATGGGACGCGATCCGCTTGAACTCCG
This is a stretch of genomic DNA from Alicyclobacillus dauci. It encodes these proteins:
- a CDS encoding xanthine dehydrogenase family protein molybdopterin-binding subunit, with translation MSYTKSVGRSVPRKDAIAKVTGEARYTDDFHSPDTLYAVMVTSPHAHARIVSVDKTRALAAQGVRAVVTGQDCPVLTGSPLADRPVVAIHTVRYAGEPIAIVVADELYQAQFAASLVEFEFDPLPIIQSPKRAFAADAPLIHPNLGEYKWNEEEARPVLGTNIATRIRIRKGNPRAAWELCDVVVECDVSFPQAHHAAMETHCTTCEIRPDGQVHLTTASQSPYSVPETVSETFGYRESDIGVHTPFVGGGFGGKSSIFIEPLAVAASKAVGGRKVQLRCTREQDMYTVPCHIGLEATIKLGAKRDGCLVAAEITYWFDGGGYSDRGVIVTRAAAQDCTGPYRIDNVHCDAYCMYTNHPPTTSYRGFGHPEQAFVIERAMDALALKMGRDPLELRRQNAVRPGDTTPTQAKLTRSSVGDVPGCLERLKSALGWTGPTATRNGSTVVAKGIACVWKTSSTPPNASSGAIVYVNRDSTVTVVSGVVEIGQGTKTALTQMVAEVFRMSSKHVEVVFDVDTMSHPEHWKTVASRGSLLAGNAVVRAAQDAVVQLARTAGIVLRCDPDEVQIRDGHAWSPYSHEHIPIGELSRGYVLPDGHVVGTLVVGRGTYTIQGVTPIDFETGKGVPGPEWTVAAQGVEVAYEPKTFTYRVLRAITVVDCGKVIHPDLALGQVKGAMNMGLSLASREGYVYNSEGVITNAQLRVYPVHRYGDHPLYEVYFLETPHLTAPWGLRGLGEHGLIGMPAALASALSIAMGSQVNHMPMTFESLWRIQGGIPS